The Zingiber officinale cultivar Zhangliang chromosome 10A, Zo_v1.1, whole genome shotgun sequence genome contains a region encoding:
- the LOC122028161 gene encoding uncharacterized protein LOC122028161 isoform X1 yields the protein MRYQTNSGEKLWDAKHESLSVEIERVKKENDNMHIELRHLKGEDLNSLYPKELIPIEEALQIGLTSVREKQMEIWKMHKKNTPQADPIPHCFLASLRQCLGSILLVVFKDCIIFMEASTCQMCLVRLHRERPQWVLYHQVVFSNQEEAFLVDGSHQTIFWLHYLRCLMALVSQIEGGINVVGNHAFSSSNINGVTRSITGISSSSASGNRSSVPGLGVSPVLGNVGPRLTSSVGNIVGSGNMGRSISSGGLSVPG from the exons ATGAGGTACCAGACGAACTCCGGCGAAAAGCTCTGGGATGCCAAGCATGAG AGTCTAAGCGTTGAAATTGAGCGAGTTAAGAAAGAAAACGACAACATGCATATTGAACTAAG GCATCTTAAGGGTGAGGATCTCAACTCCCTTTACCCAAAGGAATTGATTCCTATTGAGGAGGCACTCCAAATTGGGCTCACCAGCGTAAGGGAAAAGCAA ATGGAAATCTGGAAGATGCACAAGAAGAAT ACTCCTCAGGCCGACCCTATACCACATTGTTTTCTGGCCAGTCTGCGGCAGTGCCTAGGTTCCATCCTTCTG GTGGTCTTCAAGGATTGCATAATATTCATGGAAGCTTCAACCTGCCAAATGTGCCTGGTTCGCTTGCATCGAGAGAGGCCGCAATGGGTGTTGTATCATCAGGTGGTGTTCAGCAACCAGGAGGAAGCATTCCTAGTGGACGGTTCTCATCAAACAATCTTTTGGTTGCATTATCTCAG ATGCCTCATGGCTCTGGTGTCACAAATAGAAGGGGGGATTAATGTTGTTGGAAATCATGCTTTTAGTAGTAGTAACATTAACGGAGTCACTAGGTCAATAACTGGTATTTCCTCAAGTTCAGCTTCTGGGAATCGTAGTTCTGTTCCTGGTTTGGGAGTTTCTCCAGTATTGGGTAATGTAGGGCCAAGACTTACAAGCTCTGTAGGCAACATTGTTGGCAGTGGTAACATGGGAAGAAGCATTAGTTCTGGAGGATTATCTGTGCCCGGTTAG
- the LOC122028161 gene encoding uncharacterized protein LOC122028161 isoform X2, with amino-acid sequence MRYQTNSGEKLWDAKHESLSVEIERVKKENDNMHIELRHLKGEDLNSLYPKELIPIEEALQIGLTSVREKQTPQADPIPHCFLASLRQCLGSILLVVFKDCIIFMEASTCQMCLVRLHRERPQWVLYHQVVFSNQEEAFLVDGSHQTIFWLHYLRCLMALVSQIEGGINVVGNHAFSSSNINGVTRSITGISSSSASGNRSSVPGLGVSPVLGNVGPRLTSSVGNIVGSGNMGRSISSGGLSVPG; translated from the exons ATGAGGTACCAGACGAACTCCGGCGAAAAGCTCTGGGATGCCAAGCATGAG AGTCTAAGCGTTGAAATTGAGCGAGTTAAGAAAGAAAACGACAACATGCATATTGAACTAAG GCATCTTAAGGGTGAGGATCTCAACTCCCTTTACCCAAAGGAATTGATTCCTATTGAGGAGGCACTCCAAATTGGGCTCACCAGCGTAAGGGAAAAGCAA ACTCCTCAGGCCGACCCTATACCACATTGTTTTCTGGCCAGTCTGCGGCAGTGCCTAGGTTCCATCCTTCTG GTGGTCTTCAAGGATTGCATAATATTCATGGAAGCTTCAACCTGCCAAATGTGCCTGGTTCGCTTGCATCGAGAGAGGCCGCAATGGGTGTTGTATCATCAGGTGGTGTTCAGCAACCAGGAGGAAGCATTCCTAGTGGACGGTTCTCATCAAACAATCTTTTGGTTGCATTATCTCAG ATGCCTCATGGCTCTGGTGTCACAAATAGAAGGGGGGATTAATGTTGTTGGAAATCATGCTTTTAGTAGTAGTAACATTAACGGAGTCACTAGGTCAATAACTGGTATTTCCTCAAGTTCAGCTTCTGGGAATCGTAGTTCTGTTCCTGGTTTGGGAGTTTCTCCAGTATTGGGTAATGTAGGGCCAAGACTTACAAGCTCTGTAGGCAACATTGTTGGCAGTGGTAACATGGGAAGAAGCATTAGTTCTGGAGGATTATCTGTGCCCGGTTAG
- the LOC122028161 gene encoding probable NOT transcription complex subunit VIP2 isoform X3: MRYQTNSGEKLWDAKHESLSVEIERVKKENDNMHIELRHLKGEDLNSLYPKELIPIEEALQIGLTSVREKQVRNLFNDSSGRPYTTLFSGQSAAVPRFHPSGGLQGLHNIHGSFNLPNVPGSLASREAAMGVVSSGGVQQPGGSIPSGRFSSNNLLVALSQMPHGSGVTNRRGD, from the exons ATGAGGTACCAGACGAACTCCGGCGAAAAGCTCTGGGATGCCAAGCATGAG AGTCTAAGCGTTGAAATTGAGCGAGTTAAGAAAGAAAACGACAACATGCATATTGAACTAAG GCATCTTAAGGGTGAGGATCTCAACTCCCTTTACCCAAAGGAATTGATTCCTATTGAGGAGGCACTCCAAATTGGGCTCACCAGCGTAAGGGAAAAGCAAGTGAGAAATTTGTTTAATG ACTCCTCAGGCCGACCCTATACCACATTGTTTTCTGGCCAGTCTGCGGCAGTGCCTAGGTTCCATCCTTCTG GTGGTCTTCAAGGATTGCATAATATTCATGGAAGCTTCAACCTGCCAAATGTGCCTGGTTCGCTTGCATCGAGAGAGGCCGCAATGGGTGTTGTATCATCAGGTGGTGTTCAGCAACCAGGAGGAAGCATTCCTAGTGGACGGTTCTCATCAAACAATCTTTTGGTTGCATTATCTCAG ATGCCTCATGGCTCTGGTGTCACAAATAGAAGGGGGGATTAA